Proteins co-encoded in one Kutzneria chonburiensis genomic window:
- the pqqC gene encoding pyrroloquinoline-quinone synthase PqqC has product MLAAEDFIAELRALAPRYWHDHPFHLRLHAGELSREELQLWAANRWYYQRSLPQKDAAILANCPLPQVRRYWMERIVYHDGSRDGEGGAENWLRMAEAVGLDRAEVLDERHVLPGVRFAVDAYVNFARTKPWVESIASGLTEMFSPGLMKRRLADMREQYPWIGEDGFAYFVSRLTVIAGEGKSTLDIVVENARTLEQQQACVAALAFKCDVLQAILDAVDYHS; this is encoded by the coding sequence ATGCTGGCGGCCGAGGACTTCATCGCCGAGCTGCGGGCCCTGGCCCCGCGCTACTGGCACGACCACCCGTTCCACCTGCGCCTGCACGCCGGCGAGCTCAGTCGTGAGGAACTCCAGCTGTGGGCGGCCAACCGCTGGTACTACCAGCGCAGCCTGCCGCAGAAGGACGCGGCCATCCTGGCCAACTGTCCATTGCCGCAGGTCAGGCGGTACTGGATGGAGCGGATCGTCTATCACGACGGCAGCCGCGACGGCGAGGGCGGCGCGGAGAACTGGCTGCGGATGGCCGAGGCGGTCGGCCTTGACCGGGCCGAGGTGCTGGACGAGCGCCACGTGCTGCCGGGTGTGCGGTTCGCGGTCGACGCCTACGTGAACTTTGCTCGTACGAAGCCGTGGGTGGAGTCGATCGCCTCCGGGCTGACCGAGATGTTCTCCCCCGGCCTGATGAAGCGCCGACTGGCCGACATGCGGGAGCAGTACCCGTGGATCGGCGAGGACGGCTTCGCCTACTTCGTGTCCCGGCTGACCGTGATCGCCGGCGAAGGCAAGTCCACTTTGGACATCGTCGTCGAGAACGCCCGGACGTTGGAGCAACAGCAGGCCTGCGTGGCCGCGCTGGCGTTCAAATGCGATGTGCTGCAAGCGATTCTCGACGCGGTGGACTATCACTCATGA
- a CDS encoding MBL fold metallo-hydrolase, producing the protein MRVVVLGTAAGGGFPQWNCACSLCVQGRSGALPSRTQDCLAVSGNGSDWWLLNASPDIRSQLLASPAFTPGPGRRDTPVRGVLLTSAELDHSLGVFSLREGGGQHLYAPLNAMTALRSPSASVPSSTSTPVGRGTRPFPMSLSSWPA; encoded by the coding sequence GTGAGGGTTGTCGTCCTCGGCACCGCCGCCGGCGGCGGCTTTCCCCAGTGGAACTGCGCCTGTTCTCTGTGCGTTCAGGGCCGCTCCGGCGCGTTGCCTTCCCGTACCCAGGACTGCCTCGCCGTCAGCGGCAACGGTTCCGATTGGTGGCTGCTCAACGCTTCCCCCGACATTCGTTCGCAGCTCTTGGCTTCTCCCGCCTTCACCCCCGGTCCCGGCCGCCGCGACACCCCTGTCCGCGGCGTCCTGCTCACCTCCGCCGAGCTCGACCACTCGCTCGGCGTGTTCTCCCTTCGTGAGGGCGGCGGGCAGCACCTCTACGCCCCTTTGAACGCCATGACCGCCTTGCGTTCCCCCTCGGCCTCGGTCCCGTCCTCGACCTCTACGCCGGTTGGTCGTGGCACGAGACCGTTCCCGATGAGCCTTTCGAGCTGGCCGGCTTGA
- a CDS encoding response regulator transcription factor, translating to MRVVIAEDLLLLRDGLIRLLQAHGFEVVAAVESGPELLAALTEHKPDVAVVDVRLPPTFTDEGLRAAIEARRTMPGLPVLVLSQYVEQLYARELLSDRSGGVGYLLKDRISDVKQFIDAVRRVADGGTAMDPEVVAQLLSSRERDAPIGSLTPREKEVLGLMAEGRSNAAIAGRLFVTEKAVGKHTNNIFTKLNLHQHEDDNRRVLAVLAYLNG from the coding sequence GTGCGTGTAGTGATCGCGGAAGACCTGCTGCTGCTCCGGGACGGCCTGATCCGGCTGTTGCAGGCGCACGGCTTCGAGGTCGTGGCGGCCGTGGAGTCCGGGCCGGAGCTGTTGGCGGCGCTGACCGAGCACAAGCCGGACGTGGCGGTGGTGGACGTGCGGCTGCCGCCGACCTTCACCGACGAAGGCCTGCGCGCGGCGATCGAGGCCCGGCGGACGATGCCGGGGCTGCCGGTGCTGGTGCTGTCCCAGTACGTGGAGCAGCTCTACGCCCGCGAGCTGCTGTCCGACCGCAGCGGCGGCGTCGGCTACCTGCTCAAGGACCGCATCTCGGATGTGAAGCAGTTCATCGACGCGGTGCGCCGCGTGGCCGACGGCGGCACGGCGATGGACCCGGAGGTCGTGGCCCAGCTGCTGAGCAGCCGCGAGCGGGACGCCCCGATCGGGTCGCTGACGCCACGGGAGAAGGAGGTGCTCGGGCTGATGGCCGAAGGCCGGTCCAACGCGGCGATCGCCGGGCGCCTGTTCGTCACGGAGAAGGCGGTCGGCAAGCACACCAACAACATCTTCACCAAGCTCAACCTGCACCAGCACGAGGACGACAACCGGCGGGTGCTGGCGGTGCTGGCCTACCTCAACGGCTGA
- the pqqE gene encoding pyrroloquinoline quinone biosynthesis protein PqqE — MTEAPLGLLAELTHRCPLHCPYCSNPVELVTRADELDTLTWQRVFDEARELGVLQMHMSGGEPLARPDLPELLGHASGLGCYTNLVTSGLGLTAERLADLVDRGLDHVQLSVQDSDRANANLIAGVKAYDRKLTAARLIKDAGVAFTVNAVMHKANLDHIGGIIALAEEMDADRLELANTQYYGWALRNRAALLPTREQLAAAGPVVRRAQERLAGRMEIVYVIADYHEANPKPCMYGWGSRQLTVAPNGDVLPCPAASVITSLPVQNVARSSLSEIWYGSETFNAFRGTEWMREPCRSCPRKEIDFGGCRCQAFQLTGDAAATDPVCTLSPDHGLVQDILATEIVETRPAFAMRRSV, encoded by the coding sequence TTGACTGAGGCTCCCCTGGGGTTGCTGGCCGAGCTGACCCACCGGTGTCCGCTGCACTGCCCCTACTGTTCGAATCCGGTCGAGCTCGTCACACGGGCCGACGAGCTGGACACCCTTACCTGGCAACGGGTTTTCGACGAGGCCCGGGAACTCGGCGTGCTCCAGATGCACATGTCCGGCGGGGAACCGTTGGCGCGCCCCGATCTTCCCGAGTTGCTGGGTCACGCCAGCGGTCTCGGCTGCTACACCAATCTCGTCACCAGCGGGCTCGGGTTGACCGCCGAGCGGCTGGCCGACCTGGTCGATCGCGGGCTCGACCACGTGCAGCTGTCCGTCCAGGACTCCGATCGCGCGAACGCCAACCTGATCGCCGGCGTCAAAGCTTACGACCGTAAGCTTACCGCCGCTAGGTTGATCAAAGACGCCGGTGTGGCCTTCACGGTGAATGCCGTGATGCACAAGGCAAATCTCGACCACATCGGCGGGATCATCGCGTTGGCCGAGGAGATGGACGCGGATCGGCTGGAGCTGGCCAACACCCAGTACTACGGCTGGGCCCTGCGCAACCGAGCCGCGTTGCTGCCCACCCGCGAGCAGCTCGCCGCCGCCGGACCCGTTGTGCGACGGGCACAGGAGCGGCTGGCCGGGCGGATGGAGATCGTGTACGTCATCGCCGACTACCACGAGGCCAACCCCAAGCCGTGCATGTACGGCTGGGGCTCGCGCCAGCTCACCGTCGCCCCCAACGGCGACGTGCTGCCGTGCCCGGCGGCCAGCGTGATCACTTCTCTGCCCGTGCAGAACGTTGCCCGCTCATCGCTTTCCGAGATCTGGTACGGCTCCGAGACCTTCAATGCCTTCCGTGGCACCGAATGGATGCGGGAACCGTGCCGTTCCTGTCCCCGTAAGGAGATCGACTTCGGCGGCTGCCGCTGCCAGGCGTTCCAGCTCACCGGCGACGCCGCCGCCACCGATCCCGTCTGCACCTTGTCCCCGGATCATGGCCTCGTACAAGACATCCTGGCCACCGAGATCGTCGAGACACGGCCCGCTTTCGCCATGCGGCGGTCCGTGTGA
- a CDS encoding MBL fold metallo-hydrolase, whose translation MTATAHPVGIKRPKYAPALPGSWVVAYRLHDPVTGGTLLYAPCLATWSPEFEALLTGVDCLFLDGTFCSPDEMGIQTGDAKGQSAMGHLPVLGDTGSLVQLRRFPSMRRIYTHLNNTNPLLDPASPESAEITAAGVEVVEDGTTLAL comes from the coding sequence TTGACCGCCACCGCCCATCCCGTCGGCATCAAACGCCCCAAGTACGCCCCAGCGCTCCCCGGCTCTTGGGTAGTCGCCTACCGCCTCCACGACCCCGTCACCGGTGGCACCCTCCTCTACGCCCCTTGCCTCGCCACCTGGTCCCCGGAGTTCGAGGCGTTGCTGACCGGCGTCGACTGCCTCTTCCTCGACGGCACCTTCTGCTCCCCCGACGAGATGGGCATCCAGACCGGCGACGCCAAGGGCCAGTCCGCCATGGGCCACCTCCCCGTCCTCGGCGACACCGGCAGCCTCGTCCAGCTGCGACGATTCCCCTCCATGCGCCGCATCTACACCCACCTCAACAACACCAATCCCCTGCTCGACCCCGCCTCCCCCGAGTCCGCCGAGATCACCGCCGCCGGCGTCGAGGTCGTCGAAGACGGCACGACCTTGGCGCTCTGA
- the pqqD gene encoding pyrroloquinoline quinone biosynthesis peptide chaperone PqqD: protein MTSIDSVPRVRRGVRCTYDKVRDSDVVLFPEGVLLLNETAAAVVSRCDGSSNVGEIALSLADEFDGVQADDVIELVDRLVARRVVDVD, encoded by the coding sequence ATGACGTCCATCGACTCCGTGCCCCGCGTGCGGCGGGGCGTGCGGTGCACGTACGACAAGGTCCGGGACAGCGATGTCGTGCTGTTTCCGGAGGGTGTGCTGCTGTTGAACGAGACCGCCGCGGCCGTGGTGTCGCGGTGTGACGGCTCGTCCAACGTCGGCGAGATCGCACTGTCGCTGGCCGACGAGTTCGACGGCGTGCAGGCGGATGACGTGATCGAGTTGGTGGACCGGTTGGTGGCGCGGCGGGTGGTGGACGTTGACTGA